From the genome of Triticum aestivum cultivar Chinese Spring chromosome 3B, IWGSC CS RefSeq v2.1, whole genome shotgun sequence, one region includes:
- the LOC123065869 gene encoding uncharacterized protein has product MEIITKRPRERRGNAADGEPLPQLLDSPLPTPRRSCASADAPGSSLRCAASPLRTQVPFSWESSPGVPKSGRDTREETMPPPKLPPGRWPPQCPTRTNWCYGNGSEASSDDCDASSFSDALDRASSSPARIGSFDRVTSKRFEDIFLGRAESFAKDRSYSFRHAPTGEPSAVVAASSSSARHTKHWRRRGSSRHHDDDDGEWPKSNDPVRVMPRVEQMSPRACGLMVFFPWSAKRADCGFRSPSTTRRAGAVDHSPSRGRGNPSLRDALQEDNKTDDMDVQDPRPQQPRGEKRSREEWHGRGWGVSSLLNTSKRYCTDARKALSKLSIGLGADSGSPRVGRDRRSGTQDATSTTTTAPVVGAKLTKLKSNRN; this is encoded by the coding sequence ATGGAGATCATCACCAAGCGCCCCAGGGAGAGGCGGGGCAATGCCGCCGACGGCGAGCCGCTCCCGCAGCTGCTCGACTCGCCGCTCCCCACGCCGCGCCGCTCGTGCGCCTCCGcggacgcgcccggcagcagcctGCGGTGCGCCGCCTCGCCGCTGCGCACGCAGGTGCCCTTCTCCTGGGAGAGCTCCCCCGGCGTGCCCAAGAGCGGCAGGGACACGCGGGAGGAGACGATGCCGCCGCCCAAGCTGCCGCCCGGGCGCTGGCCGCCGCAGTGCCCCACCAGGACGAACTGGTGCTACGGCAACGGGAGTGAGGCCAGCAGCGACGACTGCGACGCGTCGTCCTTCTCCGACGCGCTGGACCGGGCGTCCTCCTCGCCCGCGCGGATCGGCTCCTTCGACCGGGTCACGTCCAAGCGCTTCGAGGACATCTTCCTCGGCCGCGCCGAGAGCTTCGCCAAGGACCGGTCCTACTCCTTCCGCCACGCGCCCACGGGCGAGCCCAGCGCCGTCGTCGCCGCGTCGTCGTCCTCGGCGAGACACACGAAGCACTGGCGGCGACGCGGCAGCTCGCGCCACCACGATGACGACGACGGGGAGTGGCCAAAGAGCAACGACCCCGTGAGGGTCATGCCGCGCGTCGAGCAGATGTCCCCCAGAGCATGCGGGCTCATGGTGTTCTTCCCCTGGAGCGCGAAGCGGGCGGACTGCGGGTTCAGGAGCCCGTCGACGACGCGTCGCGCCGGCGCCGTTGACCATTCGCCCTCCCGCGGCCGCGGCAACCCTTCCCTGCGTGACGCTCTGCAGGAGGACAACAAGACCGACGACATGGACGTGCAAGACCCGCGGCCGCAGCAGCCGCGCGGGGAGAAGAGGAGCCGCGAGGAATGGCATGGCCGCGGGTGGGGCGTCTCGTCGCTGCTCAACACGAGCAAAAGGTACTGCACCGACGCACGGAAGGCCCTGAGCAAGCTATCCATCGGCCTGGGCGCCGACAGTGGCAGCCCGAGAGTTGGCAGGGACAGGAGGAGCGGCACGCAGGATGCCACGTCCACAACGACGACCGCGCCCGTCGTCGGCGCCAAGCTGACCAAACTCAAGTCTAACAGAAATTAA